A genomic region of Nitrospira lenta contains the following coding sequences:
- a CDS encoding deoxyhypusine synthase family protein, with protein MATREFHDGGKDGLEALEPLDPDKIGSFSELLVAMGKTAFGGRRLGEAFEVLDAMIKDVDCKVVLTLSGAMTIAKMGKIISTMVDRGMVHCIISTGALIAHGLSESIGKTHYRVNPAMSDEELFEKGYNRVYDTLEMESNLNYVEQVVSQTLKRVNYDTPLSSEILTRELGKTLAEEYEGDGILKSAYLKKVPVYIPAYTDSEMGLDVGTWAMGRALDKARAQVKPGDDLEVLRSIHLALPSFNPYLDLNSYAGQILSAKKIGIFTIGGGVPRNWAQQVGPYVEIGNHRLGLNVKPPRFQYGVRICPEPDYWGGLSGCTYQEGISWGKFVPPADGGRFAEVLSDATVVWPLLMMGLLERQRARDKRPS; from the coding sequence ATGGCGACGCGCGAATTTCATGACGGCGGGAAAGATGGCTTAGAGGCCCTCGAGCCGCTCGACCCGGATAAAATCGGTTCGTTTAGCGAGCTGCTGGTTGCGATGGGCAAGACGGCGTTCGGCGGCCGGCGGTTGGGCGAAGCGTTCGAAGTCCTCGATGCGATGATCAAGGATGTCGACTGCAAGGTCGTGTTGACCCTTTCCGGGGCTATGACCATCGCCAAGATGGGCAAGATCATCAGCACGATGGTGGATCGGGGGATGGTCCACTGTATCATTTCCACCGGTGCGCTGATCGCGCACGGCTTGAGCGAGTCGATCGGCAAGACGCATTATCGCGTCAACCCGGCGATGTCTGATGAGGAATTGTTCGAGAAGGGGTACAACCGCGTCTACGATACGCTGGAGATGGAGTCCAATCTCAACTATGTTGAGCAGGTGGTTTCGCAGACGTTGAAGCGCGTGAATTATGATACGCCGCTCTCTTCTGAAATCCTGACACGTGAGTTGGGTAAGACGTTGGCAGAAGAGTATGAAGGGGACGGGATTCTCAAGAGCGCCTATCTGAAGAAGGTCCCGGTTTATATCCCCGCGTATACTGATTCGGAAATGGGATTGGATGTGGGGACCTGGGCTATGGGCCGTGCCCTTGATAAGGCCCGCGCTCAAGTGAAACCGGGCGATGACCTGGAGGTGCTGCGCAGCATCCATCTGGCCCTCCCGTCCTTCAACCCCTATCTTGACCTCAATAGTTATGCCGGTCAGATCTTGTCTGCCAAGAAGATCGGGATTTTTACGATCGGCGGCGGGGTCCCGCGGAATTGGGCACAACAGGTTGGCCCTTATGTCGAGATCGGCAATCATCGGCTGGGGCTCAATGTGAAGCCGCCGCGTTTTCAATACGGCGTGCGAATCTGCCCCGAACCGGATTATTGGGGCGGCCTGAGCGGCTGCACCTATCAAGAAGGTATCTCGTGGGGCAAGTTCGTTCCACCGGCCGACGGGGGGCGGTTTGCCGAAGTGCTCAGCGATGCGACAGTGGTGTGGCCTCTGTTGATGATGGGTTTGCTGGAGCGGCAGCGGGCGCGGGACAAGCGACCGTCATGA
- a CDS encoding DsbA family protein, producing MKSLRQGMTTAGLLVMACLALFSPEAGAKNESGQTDNRMRGQANAPVTLIEYSDFTCGYCLKFFRETWPRIQARYVDTGKVKFLYRDYPRADQGPGLDAALAARCAGGQGKYWAMHDRLFAEGGRIDQAVILRHAVAIGLTQATFERCLKDKSHVASIFEDREEANRWGFHGTPGFILIRTASGPTEKEPAIAIPGAFPFEMFAEEIDRLLASAPQSRGGIERESLIRPVRSVEGSTPLVRDPHVP from the coding sequence ATGAAGAGCCTGCGGCAGGGCATGACGACGGCGGGCTTGCTGGTGATGGCGTGTCTCGCCCTATTTTCGCCTGAGGCAGGCGCCAAGAATGAGTCCGGCCAGACCGATAACCGTATGAGGGGCCAGGCCAACGCGCCGGTGACGCTGATCGAGTATTCGGACTTCACCTGCGGCTATTGTTTGAAGTTTTTTCGCGAGACTTGGCCGAGAATCCAAGCGCGGTATGTGGATACCGGCAAAGTGAAGTTTCTCTACCGCGATTATCCGCGCGCCGATCAAGGGCCTGGTCTCGATGCGGCGCTGGCAGCGCGTTGTGCCGGGGGCCAGGGGAAGTATTGGGCAATGCATGATCGCCTGTTTGCAGAGGGTGGGCGGATCGATCAGGCGGTCATTCTGCGGCACGCCGTTGCCATCGGGTTGACCCAAGCGACATTTGAACGCTGCCTCAAAGACAAGTCTCACGTCGCGTCGATTTTTGAAGATCGGGAAGAAGCCAATCGCTGGGGATTTCACGGAACCCCCGGATTCATTCTGATCCGGACGGCGAGCGGCCCTACGGAGAAAGAACCTGCGATCGCGATTCCCGGAGCGTTTCCGTTCGAAATGTTTGCCGAAGAAATCGATCGATTGCTCGCGAGTGCTCCGCAATCACGCGGAGGGATAGAGCGCGAATCTCTCATCCGACCCGTGCGGTCCGTTGAAGGCTCGACGCCGCTGGTTCGTGATCCACACGTGCCATAA
- the speB gene encoding agmatinase, giving the protein MTLPAGWEGPDHNFLGIDEPWCHPDRAGVYVLPAPYEHTSSYILGSDRGPSAILEASAQVEFYDEQLGCEPFREWGGIATATTLDLQGRVDGQAVDAIQSFVAPHVGTGRFLVTLTGEHTGALGAIRAHAKRYPDLCVVQIDAHGDLRQAYGGNPFSHASVMARVVDDGHRLVQVGIRSICPEEIQRIKTTKSISTFFAATILDPSGPYEGRAARWVPEVVAACTGPVYLTFDCDGLDSAIIPALGTPEPGGLGWYDTLHLVTALANGPGIVGMDISEIAPIEGFVAPQFAIARLIYRMLGRIKAGRRVH; this is encoded by the coding sequence ATGACACTGCCTGCTGGGTGGGAAGGCCCTGACCACAACTTCCTGGGGATTGATGAGCCCTGGTGCCATCCTGACCGGGCCGGCGTCTATGTCCTGCCGGCTCCATACGAACATACCTCCAGCTATATTCTCGGATCAGACCGCGGCCCCTCCGCTATTTTAGAGGCATCCGCTCAGGTGGAGTTTTACGATGAGCAGCTCGGGTGTGAGCCGTTCCGTGAGTGGGGCGGCATTGCGACCGCGACCACGCTCGATCTGCAAGGGCGCGTGGACGGGCAGGCGGTCGATGCGATTCAGTCATTTGTCGCCCCGCATGTCGGGACCGGACGGTTTCTCGTCACCCTCACCGGCGAGCATACCGGCGCGCTCGGGGCAATCCGGGCCCATGCGAAACGCTACCCCGATTTATGCGTGGTGCAGATCGACGCGCATGGCGATTTACGCCAGGCCTATGGAGGCAATCCGTTCAGCCACGCGAGTGTCATGGCCCGAGTCGTGGATGACGGGCATCGCCTCGTGCAAGTTGGGATCCGGTCGATCTGTCCGGAAGAAATCCAACGGATCAAGACAACCAAGAGCATCTCGACATTCTTTGCCGCCACGATTCTCGATCCGTCAGGTCCGTACGAGGGGCGGGCGGCGCGGTGGGTGCCGGAGGTGGTGGCGGCCTGCACCGGGCCGGTGTATCTGACGTTCGATTGCGACGGGCTGGACAGCGCTATTATCCCTGCCCTGGGTACGCCGGAACCGGGCGGCCTCGGCTGGTACGATACTCTGCATCTGGTCACAGCCTTGGCTAACGGGCCGGGGATTGTCGGGATGGATATTAGTGAGATTGCTCCGATCGAAGGGTTCGTGGCGCCGCAATTTGCGATTGCCCGTCTAATCTATCGCATGCTCGGCCGGATCAAAGCCGGCCGCCGGGTTCATTAA
- a CDS encoding ATP-binding cassette domain-containing protein — protein sequence MAEGHSDTQPNLFQAMLGHLGLLFSLEKKVLGLIFSYSLAIGLFSLIVPLTVQELVNTFAFAIQPITIVTLAVVMALALAFVGVFKTLQYYAVEVLERRVYARITLAMTQQLPLMQYQKFKPRYANYFLETVLMQRALSVLLVDMINVVVGGAVGMSILVFYHPYFLLYDVLLLTGFNVVFFLLSHGGLRTTIEVSHAKYETLHWIQEISYNLLHFKATDSQPLLMHKSDMLVDNYVATRRARFAVLARQYLGAVGWQAIAHSSLIATAGWLLSIGQLTIGQLVAAEVVVAGLLNSFEAVVKRMGHVYYFLTAVTELDQFFSLPKDQESTTLSVPLPDPTIHGIRLTCKDLAVAHPGTAPIFSNFDLEVMPGEKVGIYASTTTAKTALARVLAGLSAPTHGVLRYNGVDLRHLDRTTVNRCRGFMLDSQLTLFEGTIEENIVLGRSYVPYSDVRWALRFTELEDEIDALPQGIKSHVRTPGRVLGPTHIARILLARAILARPQILIFDGIIHNLHPTMRETILRRLCSKDEPWSVVFVSNDPTLTSHVDRRIIID from the coding sequence ATGGCCGAAGGCCATTCGGATACGCAGCCGAACCTCTTCCAGGCTATGCTGGGACACCTGGGGCTCCTCTTCAGCCTTGAGAAGAAAGTCCTCGGGCTGATCTTCTCCTATTCACTGGCCATCGGTCTGTTCTCGCTGATTGTGCCGTTGACGGTTCAGGAGCTCGTCAACACCTTCGCCTTCGCGATTCAGCCCATCACCATCGTGACTCTCGCCGTCGTCATGGCCTTGGCCTTGGCCTTTGTCGGCGTCTTCAAAACACTCCAATATTATGCCGTCGAAGTACTGGAGCGCCGGGTGTACGCGCGCATCACCCTCGCCATGACGCAGCAGCTGCCGCTCATGCAATATCAGAAGTTCAAGCCGCGCTACGCCAACTACTTTCTTGAAACGGTGTTGATGCAACGCGCGCTCTCCGTGTTGCTTGTCGACATGATCAATGTGGTCGTCGGCGGCGCCGTGGGAATGTCGATCCTCGTCTTCTACCACCCGTATTTCCTGCTGTACGACGTATTGCTGCTCACGGGGTTCAATGTGGTGTTTTTCCTCCTGTCGCATGGCGGCCTTCGAACGACCATTGAAGTCTCCCATGCCAAATACGAGACGCTGCACTGGATACAGGAAATTTCCTACAACTTGCTGCATTTCAAGGCGACCGATAGTCAGCCCCTGCTCATGCACAAATCCGATATGTTGGTCGACAACTACGTTGCGACCAGACGCGCGCGTTTTGCCGTTCTCGCGCGGCAATACCTGGGCGCCGTCGGCTGGCAGGCAATCGCCCACAGCAGTCTGATCGCCACCGCCGGGTGGCTCCTCTCGATCGGTCAATTGACGATCGGACAGCTGGTCGCGGCCGAGGTGGTTGTCGCAGGACTCCTCAATAGTTTCGAGGCCGTCGTCAAGCGGATGGGCCATGTCTATTACTTCCTGACCGCCGTGACAGAACTCGACCAGTTTTTTTCGCTGCCCAAAGACCAGGAGTCCACAACGCTGTCCGTTCCGTTACCGGATCCCACCATCCACGGAATTCGCCTGACTTGCAAGGATCTGGCGGTTGCGCATCCTGGCACCGCGCCCATCTTCTCGAACTTCGACCTGGAGGTCATGCCGGGTGAAAAAGTCGGCATCTATGCCAGCACGACTACCGCAAAAACCGCCTTGGCCCGCGTCCTCGCTGGGCTGAGCGCGCCGACTCATGGCGTCCTCCGCTACAACGGAGTGGATCTCCGGCATCTGGATCGAACGACCGTCAATCGCTGCCGCGGATTTATGCTCGACTCTCAACTCACCCTGTTCGAAGGCACCATCGAAGAGAACATCGTGTTAGGCCGGTCCTATGTGCCGTACAGCGATGTCCGCTGGGCGCTTCGCTTCACCGAGCTGGAAGACGAGATCGATGCCTTACCGCAAGGCATTAAGTCTCACGTACGCACACCCGGCAGAGTGTTGGGCCCGACTCACATTGCGCGAATCCTGCTCGCGCGCGCCATCCTCGCCAGGCCGCAGATTCTCATTTTTGACGGCATCATTCACAACCTGCACCCGACGATGCGGGAGACGATTCTCCGTCGCCTCTGTTCGAAAGATGAGCCCTGGTCAGTGGTGTTCGTCTCCAACGATCCCACACTGACGTCCCACGTCGACCGTCGGATCATCATCGATTAA
- a CDS encoding pyruvoyl-dependent arginine decarboxylase, protein MVPTQMFLTRGVGVHKEKLASFEQALRSAGVAYCNLVTVSSILPPNCKIIPRKRGEKMLNPGEITFCVMARSETNERNRLVSASIGLAIPTDRQTYGYLSEHHAHGETDEETGEYTEDLAAQMLATTLGVEFDPNIAWKEREQVFKMAGQIVRTLNITQSAVGKPDRWTTVIALAVFIPEENIPKRSRR, encoded by the coding sequence ATGGTACCTACACAGATGTTTCTGACGCGAGGAGTGGGAGTTCATAAGGAGAAGCTGGCGTCCTTTGAACAAGCCCTCCGTAGTGCCGGTGTGGCCTACTGCAATCTGGTGACGGTCTCGTCGATCCTTCCCCCAAACTGCAAAATTATCCCGCGCAAGCGGGGTGAAAAAATGTTAAATCCCGGCGAAATCACCTTTTGCGTGATGGCCCGATCCGAAACGAATGAGCGCAACCGCCTCGTATCTGCATCCATCGGACTCGCGATCCCAACCGACCGCCAAACCTACGGCTATCTCTCCGAGCACCATGCTCACGGCGAAACCGATGAGGAGACTGGCGAGTATACTGAAGATCTCGCCGCGCAAATGTTGGCGACCACGCTGGGAGTGGAGTTCGATCCGAACATCGCGTGGAAAGAGCGTGAGCAGGTTTTTAAAATGGCCGGACAAATCGTGCGCACATTGAATATCACGCAGTCGGCTGTCGGCAAACCGGATCGATGGACGACGGTCATTGCCTTGGCCGTCTTTATCCCCGAAGAAAATATCCCCAAGCGTTCCCGCCGCTAG
- a CDS encoding MCP four helix bundle domain-containing protein, with the protein MGLLNRLSIPKPTGPQLLISALIAGIGWYSGQTLSQVDQDLRIMYTEYTLGATDLAHISADTMRYRNTIIRALEAHSQTDFERITESLPVQRAKIQHAIDRYAAAGLRVSRSGRSEPEDIESVRRSLDQYFSVASTTVQLLTQEWTATSPAERESLRRKAEEHASDNAGPKMIQVSLSLDHLLDTVADVAKDMRDEGTKTIKASSMTLVGGSFFIALLNLFLGTRRKPVDDDIDAADDLPSDTTDREPIGGPPASPVVSSDVR; encoded by the coding sequence GTGGGACTGCTCAATCGCCTCTCCATTCCAAAGCCGACCGGCCCCCAGCTTCTGATCAGCGCCCTCATTGCCGGGATCGGCTGGTATAGCGGACAGACCCTGAGCCAAGTCGACCAAGACCTGCGCATCATGTATACGGAGTACACACTCGGGGCGACCGACCTCGCGCACATTTCGGCCGACACGATGCGCTACCGCAATACGATTATTCGAGCCTTGGAAGCCCACAGTCAAACGGACTTCGAACGCATCACGGAATCGCTTCCCGTTCAGCGGGCGAAGATTCAACACGCCATCGACCGGTACGCGGCGGCAGGTCTGCGCGTCTCCCGCAGCGGACGGAGCGAGCCCGAAGACATTGAGTCCGTTCGGCGCAGCCTCGATCAATATTTTTCCGTCGCGAGCACGACAGTTCAGCTCCTGACTCAGGAGTGGACGGCGACCTCTCCCGCCGAGCGCGAATCCCTGCGCAGAAAAGCGGAAGAGCATGCCTCCGACAATGCCGGCCCTAAAATGATTCAGGTAAGCCTGTCGCTCGATCACTTGCTGGATACCGTCGCCGATGTGGCAAAAGATATGCGCGATGAGGGAACGAAAACGATCAAAGCCAGCAGCATGACATTGGTGGGTGGGAGTTTCTTTATCGCGTTGCTCAACCTATTCCTGGGCACACGCAGAAAACCGGTCGACGACGATATTGACGCGGCCGACGATCTCCCTTCTGACACGACGGATCGTGAACCTATCGGGGGGCCACCCGCTTCGCCCGTCGTCTCAAGCGATGTCCGCTAG
- a CDS encoding TolC family protein, protein MIFLRFGLVLGALVLSAAAVPFSAAAAEGDAAKGLPAIPLSLDEIHAWIDRSHPLLKGAGTEKVMARGRMLKALGAFEPIFVNDTEIERFVSKDKFGTQSVGFNDTLIEARNPMGFRYSAGVRQAIGDAKIPDLSFGNGNQQVLLGGFFPLLKGLMINPENAELQRSELADPRADIRIAQTRQDLFLAAATQFWDWVAAVRYVEVQRKALKVAEDRFKQVDGRAKAGAVAPLDVVEANQEVQRRREISIAAQRQVEQEQFKLSMFLWENNVPSLPALDRVPDFPAQMLSPTPDAVKAHKVQAKAERPEIREIGIEAKMNDIDLELAKNNLLPSLDAEAAPARAPEKFVLGLGYRFGLELRIPILQRRSRGEVLEAQGKADRFVMVQKFREQQVVVDVDNALSAIERAKERMEAAVQSLKLARTLEEGERFRFGLGATSVLFVNLRERNSVDSEAQVIRAKADYQKAQALYQWAIGAWAKSSPSVVPVSYRSRD, encoded by the coding sequence ATGATATTCTTACGGTTCGGCCTCGTGCTTGGGGCACTCGTTCTGTCTGCGGCAGCGGTTCCGTTCAGCGCCGCCGCAGCCGAGGGAGACGCGGCAAAAGGGCTCCCCGCAATTCCCTTGAGCCTGGATGAAATCCACGCCTGGATCGATCGTTCACACCCGTTGCTCAAAGGAGCCGGGACTGAGAAAGTGATGGCACGCGGCCGAATGCTCAAAGCCCTTGGAGCCTTTGAGCCCATCTTCGTCAATGACACCGAAATCGAACGGTTCGTCTCAAAGGATAAGTTCGGCACCCAATCGGTGGGCTTCAACGACACCCTCATCGAAGCCCGGAATCCGATGGGATTTCGGTACAGCGCAGGGGTTCGCCAAGCCATCGGCGATGCCAAGATTCCTGACCTTTCTTTTGGAAACGGAAACCAGCAGGTCCTGTTAGGAGGGTTCTTTCCCCTCCTGAAAGGCTTGATGATCAATCCTGAGAATGCCGAACTGCAGCGGTCGGAGCTGGCCGATCCCCGAGCGGATATCCGTATTGCACAGACCCGGCAGGACTTGTTCCTCGCCGCAGCCACACAGTTCTGGGATTGGGTCGCCGCCGTCCGCTATGTCGAAGTTCAGCGCAAAGCCCTCAAAGTGGCAGAGGATCGGTTTAAGCAGGTGGACGGGCGGGCGAAGGCCGGAGCCGTTGCGCCGTTAGACGTCGTCGAAGCCAACCAGGAGGTCCAGCGCCGTCGAGAAATCTCCATTGCCGCGCAACGCCAGGTGGAGCAGGAACAGTTCAAACTCTCGATGTTCCTGTGGGAGAACAACGTCCCCTCGCTTCCCGCCCTCGACCGAGTCCCGGACTTCCCGGCGCAAATGCTTTCTCCGACACCTGACGCCGTGAAGGCCCATAAAGTCCAAGCGAAAGCCGAGCGGCCTGAAATTAGAGAAATCGGAATCGAAGCGAAAATGAACGATATCGACCTGGAGCTCGCCAAAAACAACTTACTCCCGAGCCTGGACGCCGAAGCGGCCCCGGCCCGCGCCCCGGAGAAATTCGTACTCGGCCTCGGATACCGCTTTGGGCTTGAACTCAGAATCCCCATTCTCCAGCGCCGAAGCCGCGGCGAAGTGCTTGAGGCTCAGGGCAAAGCAGACCGCTTTGTCATGGTCCAAAAGTTCCGTGAGCAGCAAGTGGTCGTCGATGTCGATAACGCCCTCTCGGCGATCGAGCGAGCCAAGGAGCGAATGGAAGCAGCCGTGCAGTCCTTGAAGCTCGCGAGAACGCTTGAAGAGGGCGAACGATTCCGGTTTGGCCTCGGCGCAACCAGCGTGCTGTTTGTCAATCTCCGCGAGCGCAATTCCGTGGACTCCGAAGCGCAGGTCATTCGGGCCAAAGCCGACTACCAGAAAGCCCAGGCCCTCTATCAATGGGCCATTGGCGCCTGGGCCAAAAGCAGTCCGAGTGTGGTTCCAGTCAGTTACCGGTCTCGCGACTAA
- a CDS encoding pseudouridine synthase: MRINKFFTEHGICSRREADQRVDAGRVTINGVVATLGDRVRRTDVVACDGAVIPWGHAFIYIKYHKPVGVTTTSESHVPRNIIAEIGHPERIFPIGRLDKDSSGLILLTNDGNIVNDILRVEFGHEREYVVDVERPFDEAFLAHMAEGVVILGSKTRPCRMERVRPNRFRIILTEGRNRQIRRMCQALGYRVTGLHRVRIMHIGIAGLGVGSWKALSADEWAELLRAVGRMPT; the protein is encoded by the coding sequence ATCCGCATCAATAAATTTTTTACCGAGCATGGCATTTGTTCCAGGCGTGAGGCGGACCAGCGCGTCGACGCGGGCCGAGTGACGATCAATGGAGTCGTCGCGACGCTGGGCGATCGCGTGCGTCGAACGGATGTCGTCGCTTGCGACGGGGCAGTGATCCCATGGGGTCACGCCTTCATTTACATCAAGTATCACAAGCCGGTCGGAGTCACGACGACGAGCGAGTCGCACGTGCCTCGGAATATTATCGCAGAAATCGGCCATCCCGAACGGATTTTCCCCATCGGACGGCTGGATAAAGATTCATCCGGCCTGATCTTGCTCACCAACGACGGAAATATCGTCAACGACATTCTGCGCGTAGAGTTTGGCCATGAACGGGAATACGTCGTGGATGTTGAGCGGCCGTTCGATGAGGCGTTCCTTGCGCACATGGCGGAGGGCGTTGTGATTCTCGGCAGTAAGACGCGGCCGTGCCGCATGGAGCGCGTGCGGCCGAACCGGTTCCGCATCATCTTGACGGAGGGGCGCAATCGCCAGATCAGACGGATGTGTCAGGCGCTGGGCTATCGGGTGACCGGGTTGCACCGCGTCAGAATCATGCACATTGGAATCGCCGGATTGGGAGTGGGGAGTTGGAAAGCACTCTCGGCCGACGAATGGGCTGAACTGCTTCGGGCGGTTGGGCGGATGCCAACCTAG
- a CDS encoding aldehyde dehydrogenase family protein: MQEPRPFLVHGVWKRSATTVGVTNPFTGNVFAEVCQAGESDVEEAIASSVVAAPVMAKLPSHARYNILQDMAALLYRRRDEFAQTITAEAGKPIADAKREVNRAVQTLTIAAEEAKRIPGEVVPLDWTPQTESYLGMVRRFPLGPIVGITPFNFPLNLVVHKVAPALAAGNPILIKPAPQTPLTALLLGEVALEAGLPAGGLNVVPCENALAERLVIDPRFKLLSFTGSAPVGWMLKAKCGKKKVTLELGGNAGVIIEPDADLDLAAKRCASGGFGYAGQTCISVQRILVHHSVADTFTTKLLLQVARLKAGDPTDETTTVGPLIDPVATQRVEGWIEEAVSQGARVLLGGKRLGTVLEATVLTNVKLEMKVSCQEVFGPVVTVSSYRQFSDAIAALNQSDYGLQAGVFTQDINKVFHAFRHLEVGGVLANEIPTFRADHMPYGGVKDSGLGREGVRAAIEDMTEPRLLVLNLKEPAGGS, from the coding sequence TTGCAGGAACCACGTCCGTTTCTCGTCCACGGAGTCTGGAAGCGCAGCGCCACCACGGTCGGCGTGACGAATCCATTTACGGGAAACGTCTTTGCGGAAGTCTGTCAGGCCGGTGAGAGCGACGTAGAAGAGGCCATTGCCTCCTCAGTGGTTGCCGCGCCTGTCATGGCGAAGCTGCCATCCCATGCCCGCTATAATATTCTCCAGGATATGGCTGCCCTGCTCTATCGCCGGCGGGATGAGTTTGCCCAAACCATCACGGCAGAAGCCGGCAAGCCGATCGCCGACGCGAAGCGCGAGGTCAACCGCGCGGTGCAGACGTTGACGATCGCGGCTGAAGAGGCCAAGCGTATCCCCGGCGAAGTGGTTCCGCTCGATTGGACGCCCCAGACCGAATCCTATCTGGGGATGGTTCGCCGATTTCCACTGGGTCCCATCGTCGGCATCACGCCGTTTAATTTCCCGCTCAATCTGGTCGTTCACAAGGTCGCGCCGGCGTTGGCCGCCGGCAATCCGATTCTGATCAAGCCCGCGCCGCAGACCCCATTGACCGCGTTACTCCTGGGTGAAGTCGCCTTGGAAGCCGGACTCCCTGCCGGCGGACTGAACGTGGTGCCCTGTGAGAATGCGCTCGCGGAACGGCTGGTGATCGATCCTCGCTTCAAGCTGCTGAGCTTTACCGGTAGTGCGCCGGTCGGCTGGATGTTGAAAGCCAAATGCGGCAAGAAAAAGGTGACGCTCGAACTCGGGGGGAACGCTGGCGTGATCATCGAGCCGGATGCCGATCTTGATCTGGCGGCCAAGCGGTGCGCCAGCGGCGGCTTTGGCTATGCCGGACAGACGTGTATTTCGGTCCAGCGCATCCTCGTGCATCATTCGGTGGCCGATACGTTTACCACCAAATTGTTGCTGCAAGTCGCCCGGCTGAAAGCCGGCGATCCGACGGATGAGACGACGACCGTCGGTCCGTTGATCGATCCTGTGGCCACGCAGCGCGTTGAGGGATGGATTGAAGAGGCCGTGTCGCAAGGAGCCCGGGTATTGCTCGGTGGCAAGCGCTTAGGAACGGTCTTGGAAGCCACGGTGCTCACGAATGTGAAGCTGGAAATGAAGGTGTCTTGCCAGGAAGTATTTGGTCCGGTAGTGACGGTGTCGTCCTATCGGCAGTTCAGCGATGCGATTGCGGCGTTGAATCAATCTGACTACGGATTGCAGGCCGGTGTGTTCACGCAGGATATCAATAAGGTCTTTCATGCCTTTCGTCATTTGGAAGTGGGCGGCGTGCTTGCCAACGAAATTCCCACGTTTCGAGCGGATCACATGCCCTATGGCGGCGTGAAGGATTCCGGCTTGGGGAGAGAAGGCGTACGAGCGGCCATTGAAGATATGACCGAACCGCGGTTGTTGGTTCTGAATCTGAAAGAACCGGCCGGGGGATCGTAG
- a CDS encoding DUF6941 family protein, whose protein sequence is MPDIPAPSVQAFLVCDQVIEDSQTKKKSLIGIFTHLQAASFPFQHNQMGLYFCLTDAEGTYHFDIDLAYINTEQLVCRATLPNIVIADRLQISDFGINIPSLMFPAPGRYEFRLRMEGHLIAQKDFHVILMSSRQTQEPSEPLS, encoded by the coding sequence ATGCCAGACATTCCCGCCCCCAGCGTGCAAGCCTTCTTGGTATGTGACCAAGTCATCGAAGACAGTCAGACCAAGAAGAAGAGTCTCATCGGCATCTTCACCCACTTACAGGCCGCCTCCTTCCCGTTTCAGCACAATCAGATGGGCCTGTATTTCTGCCTTACCGACGCAGAGGGCACGTACCATTTCGATATCGATCTGGCCTACATCAACACGGAGCAGCTGGTCTGTCGCGCCACCCTTCCCAATATCGTCATCGCCGACCGGCTACAGATCTCAGATTTCGGCATCAATATTCCGTCACTGATGTTTCCCGCTCCCGGCCGCTACGAATTCCGGCTTCGAATGGAAGGGCATCTCATCGCGCAAAAGGACTTCCATGTCATTCTGATGTCCTCCCGTCAGACCCAGGAACCCTCCGAGCCGCTCTCCTAA